A stretch of the Ornithodoros turicata isolate Travis chromosome 4, ASM3712646v1, whole genome shotgun sequence genome encodes the following:
- the LOC135391300 gene encoding protein kinase C-like codes for MAGGSRDVGTSASENAPGFTGTVRLKVCEAADLKPTDITTMHVNLACWTPHEILIDPYVTISIDDILIGRSTTAQRTFKPVWNAYFTVEVHNAQNLGITVFHAAIPSDDFVANRIVSFDELSKSDKEHGSNESDIWIDLEPAGKVHVVIELQPAENLQEFPQSPVLNMRNARLRVHQVNGHKFMATVLRQPTFCSHCREFIWGFGKQGYQCKVCACAVHKRCHEYVVTRCPRMRDNSEFAAGSRFNISVPHCFVVHSYKRPTFCDHCGSLLYGLLRQGLHCDVCNVNIHKRCQKNVANSCGINLKQMAAILGDLGTSVDKLTKRKK; via the exons ATGGCGGGTGGATCCCGAGACGTCGGAACCTCTGCAAGTGAAAATGCGCCGGGCTTCACCGGAACAGTGAGACTGAAAGTGTGCGAAGCCGCAGACCTCAAACCGACGGATATAACCACCATGCACGTCAACTTAGCTTGCTGGACGCCTCATGAGATACTCATAGACCCCTACGTTACCATCAGTATTGATGACATTCTGATTGGTCGATCCACCACGGCACAGCGGACATTCAAACCCGTCTGGAATGCATACTTCACGGTCGAGGTTCACAACGCCCAAAACCTGGGAATAACTGTGTTTCACGCAGCTATTCCATCGGATGACTTTGTCGCCAATCGCATCGTATCGTTCGACGAGCTATCAAAGTCGGACAAAGAACATGGCAGCAATGAGAGCGATATTTGG ATCGACTTGGAGCCTGCTGGAAAAGTGCACGTCGTCATTGAGTTACAACCAG CGGAGAACCTGCAGGAATTCCCACAAAGTCCGGTCCTCAACATGCGAAACGCGCGGCTACGTGTGCATCAGGTCAACGGGCACAAGTTCATGGCCACTGTTCTCCGCCAgcctactttctgttcccactGCAGAGAGTTCATCTG GGGCTTTGGAAAGCAAGGATATCAATGCAAAG TCTGTGCCTGCGCTGTCCATAAGCGCTGCCACGAATATGTCGTGACCAGGTGTCCAAGAATGAGGGACAACAGTGAG TTTGCTGCAGGCAGTCGCTTCAACATCAGTGTACCACACTGTTTTGTGGTGCACAGCTACAAACGGCCGACATTTTGTGACCACTGCGGTTCTTTGCTCTACGGTCTGCTCAGACAAGGCCTACACTGTGACG TATGCAATGTGAACATTCACAAGCGGTGTCAGAAAAATGTTGCCAACAGCTGTGGCATCAACCTGAAGCAGATGGCAGCAATTCTTGGAGACCTGGGCACCTCCGTAGACAAGCTCACCAAGAGGAAG AAGTAA